TACGTACCTTTCGAAGTCAGGCGCCAGGTCTCTGGTCCTGACTCCTCGTGGAAACCCGCTAACGTGCAGggttgttttgaaagccaTCTCTGGGAGATCTCTGTGCTGGGTCTGCGTGAAAGTGAAGAGTTTACTGTGTTgaaactttttgatcttcaaaTGAAAGTTGTCAAAACACAGGCTAAGACACTGTTAAAGATGCCTTACCACAGATGTGACAACGCAGTGTCTTCGTAATGCCGCTATCAAGAGGCTTGGCTTGGCTTCTGAGATGCCTTGACGATTGAAAGTGTTTTTCTGTGAGGAGGCATAAACGAACGTGTTTGCAGCCTAAAACGCCGAAAATACCCAAAATGACACTTCTTCTCGGGAATGCTTCTCGGAAACAGCAAAATACGGGGCATCTGACTCTAACTTGGGCTGTTGCAATGTGCTACTAGCAAGCCTTTGGCAACTCTTCGAGGAGAGCTGCCCAGTCTCACGGAAGAAGTTTAATAACTTAACGCGCCAGACGTCATGGCGGGCAGCACGTGCGAGAACGTCACCACATACCGTGGAACTCGCTTGAGTCTCTGTGCGCTGCAAATTGATTGAGCTTATCAAATGCGGATTGGTTGTGGATCCCCTGCAGTTCGGCTTCGCAGCCTAAGACGCCCGTCACGATTGTTGCAACAGTCCCGAATGAAATTTATTGAATTTAGGTTGCAGACCAAGTTTGTTGGGACATAAAATTCTCGGGTGCCGCCCTAGCTATAGGCCCGTTGAACGTCATCAGTAGACCGGGGCCCGATTCAAAACAGATTCCAGTCGAGTGCCTGGCCCCTCTTGGTATCTCGTTAAGAGCATCAGCCATTCTTGAAATACCACGGAGCCATTGACCTTTCTGCTGAACCTCTGGGTTCGGGCTTACTTTATTGTCAGTTTATATGGACGTTTAAGCAAATTACTAGCTAGTAGAAAAACGTCGCCATTGTTGAAACGAAGCACAAGCAGAGTAGAACAACGGCGCAGTACCAAACCTAGCTAAGGTCACCCCTTCGAGTTTCGGTACGTGTATCGACCGTTTGGATGCCGAGTCCCTTTACTAAAGTTGATTGTGTGGCTACGGCGGCTAGTTggcatttttgtttttgagctcctgAGATACTCATCACCGAGCGGAGCGCTACAAAGTTGAAGGTAAAAGTAACTAATGTACGCTTGAAGAGGATGTAAGTGCAGCCTGAGGCCTGGTTCACCACGTTTCGGCGCAACACTTTCCTCAGAGCAGCAACTGTGAGCGAGTCTCAAGGAGGACATTCGCTTGGTTACAGGGAATTAACATTCGGCCACAACAACAAACGAACACCCTATTTAAAATAGGCCATGTTGCTTCCCCGCGCCCTCCCCAAAACAAGCCACGCAACCACCCGCGCCGCCTTCACACGCAGTTGGATGTTGAACCTGGGTGAGTGTAGGTAGCGCACCAGCAAAGGTTCCAGAGTCTGAAGCTCTAAGGATGCTCCAAACTGAGCTGCCACTACTATTATTGTTTACACGCGCTTTTGTTCCCGTGCGCCCTCCGACACTACTCGAACTTCATCAGAAACTCGCGAGCTGCCCATTAACATCTACTGGCACTAGGAATAGTAGTCACTGTCGCGAGGAGGCCGGGCATCCTCCCCGCCCACATGACCCAAACCCATGCAAAAACTCACGACGCAGATCTCCTCCACCGCATCCCATATCCACCGTCCACTATCGCCCCGGCCCGGAAAGCCACCCGGGCAACCCGCACGCAACTAAATGAACCCCGCGCAACGCGCCGAGCGCCGCCTGCAGCAAAACGCCCTCCGCACCAATCGGTCTCAATCGCGGCTTCTCCGATCGCTTCGTGCCAAAGTgcacatttttcaaaatgtcgAAAATGGCCCGCGACGCGACTTAGACTGTGTTTCCCAGAGCCGCTCGAAAGCGAAGCGCCGGACCTAACAGCGACATCAATTTCGGTGATCCATCAGGAACTCCCAACCTTTATCGGGACTCAACCGGGCGCTCACAGTTCTGCCCTTTGAATTAGTAGATCAGAGTCAGTGACTCAATAATTGTTAACTCATTAACTCATGCGCTCATCGCTGAGTTCATCGCGCATCAGAAAAAAGTATATAAGCTGGATAAgaaagaaaatttttgattaaTTATCAAAACCTGGGAATGAGTAGAAAGAAGAGCATCAGTAGTGGTTCTTGATCCGCATCTCAAATTAGCTTGTTGGCCAGGAAGACCTGCTaatttctgaaagaagaaagatcCCTGTAAAGTGTTTTCGTGGCGCGTTAAGTCATTATTCAAGAACTAGAGATGTCCGACGTTGAACAAGTGTCAAGCGTTTTTGACACCATCTTGGTGCTGGACTTTGGGTCTCAGTACTCCCACCTTATTACCAGAAGACTCAGAGAGTTCAACGTGTACGCCGAAATGCTGCCATGCACGCAGAAAATCTCAGAGCTGGGCTGGAAGCCAAAAGGTGTTATCCTGTCGGGCGGTCCATACTCCGTGTACGCCGAGGACGCTCCACACGTCGACATGGACGTGTTCAAGCTGGATGTCCCTATCTTGGGGATTTGCTACGGTATGCAGGAGCTGGCGTGGATCAACGGTAAGCAGGTTGCTCGTGGTGAGAAGCGTGAGTACGGGCCCGCGACCTTGAAGGTCGAGGACGCATCCAGCCCGCTATTCGAGGGCATGGACCACTCCCGTGTCTGGATGTCGCACGGTGACAAGCTGCACGGGCTCCCAACCGGCTACAAGGTCATCGCCACCTCCGACAACTCTCCATTTTGCGGTATCACCCACGAAGAGAAGCCAATCTTCGGTATCCAGTTCCACCCAGAAGTCACTCACTCCACCCAGGGTAAGACtctgctgaagaactttgcCGTCAACATCTGCAAGGCCAACCAGAACTGGACCATGGAGAACTTTATCGACACTGAGATCAAGAGAATCAGGGAGCTGGTCGGCCCCACTGCTGAGGTCATCGGTGCTGTCTCTGGTGGTGTTGACTCCACCGTTGCTGCCAAGTTGATGACAGAGGCTATTGGTGAGAGATTTCACGCGATTCTGGTCGACAATGGTGTTCTGAGGCTAAACGAGGCCGCAAACGTCAAGAAGACTTTAGGCGAAGGTCTGAAAATCAACTTGACTGTTGTCGATGCCGCtgacgagtttttggacAAACTGAAGGGCGTCACTGACCCTGAGAAGAAGCGTAAGATCATCGGTAACACTTTCATTCACGTCTTTGAGAGAGAGGCCGCCAAGATCCAGCCAAAGAGTGGTGAGGAAATCGAGTTCTTGTTGCAAGGAACTCTGTACCCAGATGTCATTGAGTCTATTTCCTTCAAGGGTCCTTCTCAGACTATTAAAACTCACCACAACGTTGGTGGGCTGTTGGAAGACATGAAGCTCAAATTAATTGAGCCACTGAGGGAGCTGTTCAAAGACGAGGTCAGACACTTGGGTGAACTGCTTGGCATCTCCCACGAATTGGTTTGGAGACATCCTTTCCCTGGTCCAGGTATTGCCATCCGTGTTTTGGGTGAGGTTACCAGAGAGCAAGTGGAAATCGCCAGAAAGGCTGACTTCATCTACATTGAAGAGATCCGGAAGGCCGGCCTCTACAACAaaatttctcaagctttcgCCTGCTTGCTACCAGTCAAGTCCGTTGGTGTGATGGGTGACCAGAGAACCTATGAGCAGGTCATTGCTCTTAGAGCCATTGAGACCACTGATTTCATGACTGCTGACTGGTTCCCATTTGAGCacgatttcttgaagaggGTTGCTTCTAGAATTGTTAACGAGGTTGACGGTGTCGCTAGAGTTACTTATGACATCACCTCGAAGCCACCTGCTACTGTGGAGTGGGAATGAAGCCCAAGTCATCTGTTGTAATTAATATAGACTGTTCTGTAAAATTAAAAATCAATCATTCTAAGATAAAAATTCAtattcttcgaaaacatgAAAATGCGGATCAAATGAAGGGAAAGATCAAGAATTGGTGAAGCATAAAACCTTCAAATGGGTGGCACAGCAAAAGTTCTTTTGcttaaaaacaaaacttgTCCAATAGACCCTTATCAaaccatttttgaagagaatggGTTCACTCCTGTGTTTGTTCCCTTGATTGAACATAAGCACTTACCTCATGAGTGCTTAGCACTGTTCCAGGATGACAATTATCTGCGCCAGTTGCGCCATATTGTCATAAGCTCGCAACGTACTGTCGAATGTTTGAATGAATCAATAATCCCAAGACTCACGGCCCAGCAACGTGATGATTTGCACAACAAGGTAGTATACACGGTTGGCCCTGCAACTGCCtcatttcttgagagaTGCGGGTTCAAAAACGTCAGAGGCGGAATTCACGCCGGGAACGGTGACATCCTCGCAGATTTGATAATAGCTGAGCTGAAAGGGGACGAAAGTTCAGACGTTTCGTGTTTGCCTGAAATTTTACTTCTTGTGGGGGAAACTCGAAGAGATATAATACCGAAAAAGCTGACGTCAGCTGGTATTAGTTCCCGGGAACTCGTTACTTACCAAACCAAAACTCTTGACGACAACTTTCGCCGTTTTGAACAATGTTACAGCCCACATTCTTGGGTTGTATTCTTCAGCCCACAAGGTGCTGGAGAGATTGTCGAATACTTACAAAGAAATCCCGTCAACGTGGCATGCATTGGTCCCACTACGGAGAAAAGCCTGTCGAAGAAAGGTCTCAATCCTACGGTGGTTAGCCAGAAACCGGAGCCACACTCTCTCTTAGAGTCCCTGGAATCTATATAAACGTTAACTTTCTAAAATCTATCAAGCTATTAAAATCGTTTCATGCATGTTCGAGTAATAAACTTCGGGAGCTTTCTTGCCATCCTCGGAAATTTCGACTCTTGGATATTTCAAATACCCTCTTCTCAGTGGGATCATATGGACTCTGTATTCGCTTTTACCGGgacaaagacaaaatcTCCTCTTCCCATTGATAATCCATTCACTGGAGTTGGATAATTCGAAAATGTagtttttttcttgtctaCTTTCGCTTGCCCAACAGCTACTAAGGTCATCGATTTGGATATCAACCGGGAGCAGTTGACCAACTTTGAGGTTCTGCTCGCACGTTGTTTCGGCTTTCAAATTAACCGAAAAAAATTTGGAGGGAGAAGGGAGGTGCACGCCAACTACAAGCTCTGAAGTTTCGAGATCTTTAGTATATTCCTTGATTTCGATATGCGAGAGTTGGAAGCCCTTataaagctcaaaaaggcACCGCGatgaagctttcaaaaagccctCGTCACGAACCCTGGTGACTAAAAGTTTTCTTATTGCCTCTACCGACTCTTTGGAGGAGACGAGTTTTATGATGTTATCGGACTCGAATAGATCATAGTCGTACGAGAGTGCACCAAGAACAGAGCTGTTCCAAACGTCTCGGTATAGCTCCATCTTTGAGGCAATATCTGGGTACCCTTGAATTAAGATGGCGCTTGTCACTAGGTGGTCTATTTGACCTTTTAATGTACTAAAGCGTACTTTTAATTGAAATGAGTCAACACTGTCAAACTTCGCACCATCTTGAGTTGCTATTttaaaaaagctcaagcttgTTTCATTGAGCCTGTTTCTAAGCAAAATAGGAGCTTCCGGTTCAAAGCCTCCGGTTACGGTGTACTTCTTTGGCTCGTAAGATTCAAGGCATGATTTGTAAAATAAAACTGGCTCAGTCGGAagggaagaagagatcaaaaacttgaagaagaagcaattTTCTCGTGCTATATCTTCCACAGATATACTCAAAGGAAGAGCACAGCTGACTTTTTCGACCTTTTTCTCGTAGAAATTGTGATTGGGGGAAGCGATGACATTGAAGGAGAGTTCTTGTTTCAACGTGAATTCATCAATAGGATGCAAGATAAAGTATTCCACATACGATGTATCAAAGCCCGTAACTGTGACAGATAGTTTCTTTCCATCAGCGCTAAAAGCGACAGGAGATTGCGCTTCGCCTTGAGGAGGAATAATAGTAAGCACCAATTTAAACTTTTCGGGTATATCGACATTGGAGTATTTCAGATGAATCGAGTTTTTTGTCAGCTCCAAGCGTTTGGAAGATAGAACTGCGACACCAAAGTTGTGCGAAGAAAGAGGTTTGACAAGCGAGATCGAAGCACAGGGGCCTGAAAACTCTTTACAAAAAATTGTGTTGCCAACTGTGCTTTCAGTGCTAATTATTTCGAAGTTTCCGAACGAAATTTCAGTAGCTTCTAGATAAACTTCGTTGTCTCCAGGGCGGATGACGGTGTCTATGAGCTTGAATTCGAGGAACTCGTCtaaatcatttttcaacaaaactctCATAATCGCTACCGACACATCTTGCGGCAGCTTTTGACTGGAAACTTTTACGCGTAGTGCATACACGTTAGGTCTTGCGATATGAAGCTCGTTTTCCACTTTAATCTCAAAGAGGTTATCAAGCGGGTACATCAAACTATCGCCACCCTCCCTGTTTATGCTGAGGAAGAGGTCCCACCAAAATGCCTTTCGCTCACCAGACTGTGTTGATGCTAGCAAATCCAGAATGGAGTTGCTTAAAACGGTCGCAACAGGGACATCTTCTTCACCCAAAGTGATAACATGCGTTTCGGGACACTTGATCAAACAGTCCACAAAGCATTCCAATAACTTAATAGCCAGTTCGTTCCAACAAGAATCCTTGTAGTATTCATGGCAAGACTGTAAAATATCAATTGCCTTTTGAtattcttttctttgatggtACAGCAaagcaacttcaacagAGTAAAGGTCAACAATTCGATATCTTTTTGAGTTACATTCGTTCAAAAGCGTTATAATGTTTTTggttctttcaaggaaaGATAATTGAAACACGTCTTCATTCTCAaatgagctcttcaaatcGTCTGAACTGCAGCTAACTTTGTTAGGAGGATAGATCCTGCCATTTAAGCGGAAGGAATGCTGGCCAAAAGCCATATCCAGCCAACAGTCTCTTTGAattatttcaaaatcagcCTGTATTTCACGAAAGGTAGTTGTcttttcaatatcaaaTATGCCGGCGTGGTTTAAGCTTTCCAGAAAAGAGTATTTAAATTGCGCTATCATTGGGGATTCATTAAATTCATTCTGAATGACCCACAGGAAAGACCTGACAAGCTGGTAAAGCCGCAAGTTTCTTGCTGTTTGTTGGTAGCTTTTCTGTATTAGTTCGCATTGTTTAATGAGAAAAAACCTGTTTAACTGGTAAATAGTGAGGTTTTCCTTGGCCAATTGAAAGGCAATTGAGTTTTTGCTAACGTCTGGTTCCATATGGCTGAATTGAAAAGGGACTTCGAGCTCTCCCTTGCTGAGTTTGGGACCTAACTGAGTGAAAAGTGTATGTCTCAAGCTCTCTAGCTCTTTTGAGGCTTCGTCATTCAAGTgaaaagccaaaaataAGTTCAGAAtactttcttgaagagacGCGAGTTCCATCGTATTTCCTTCCGGCACTTTCCGCAATTTTGTTTCCAGATATCCAAGCCGCTGCTGGAAAACCTCCATGGTGTATTTTCTGAGCTGATTGACTGTACTGTTCCAAAAATtcgttttctctttctcagACTTGTAAATAGATTTGACCTCAATCGCAGTCAAGAAGGGAAAGTCCTTGCTAAACTTGTCATAAAATGAAACTGTCTTAAAAAGATTGGTCTCGGATATGTCCGAGTTTGAGTGAAGAAGGACAATCCTTTTGGCAGGAGCTTCAGAAACGTTTGACCCAGCATCTTTATTGCTCCCTGGGGGCGGCAACCATTGTCGAATGAGTGGCCGCACTTTTGCCCTGTAATCATCAATCGAGGTACATATAATTACCAGGAACATTATGAGAGGCTCTGAGCCGCATTTTTTCATGCTCTCATCAGTTTCTGGTATAATTTCGATTGGGAGATGAGCTATGGTTCTTAAATTTTGATTAGAAGGTTTCCAGTGCAAATTTCTGAAGGGCAACCTATCTTCTAGTTCGCTTTGTATGCTACCGAAGGCATTGAATGGGTCGAAGTAACTAAAGCACACCGGATTCGTCAGATGCTTATCGGACATGTCTTTATAGCAATTACTTCACCGACCGTTATGTTAAAGGTTTTCTTCCACCAATTATTATTTTGGATGTGGGATAATTTAGATCAAATGTTAATGCTATGAATTCAGAGTCTAAAGCTTGAAATAGACCCAAACACAATGAACAACCACAACCGGAGTGACAATAATAACTATTCCCGGCCCCATTCCTCAAGGAGGAGCTTGGTTCGTTACAATTCCGCTCTCAGAAGGAGGGAGGCTGGCAAGGGACATCAGCCGTTCAAAGAATTGCGAAGAATAGAAAAAAGGGTCTGTAAACCATTAAGCTCGTCTAGCACGCATTGGGATTCTAAGCACAATGAAAGTAGCTCCGAAACCCTTTCTTGGGCACAATCCTTCATAAACAGGGGTAGAAATTTATTGAAGTCAATgaatgaagaggagcttAAGTTCGAGAAGAGTATTGAAGAGCAGAGAAAAAGATCACAAGTTCGCGAAAAATACGTCAACTCGCTTTTAAAAGAGTCAGATGAGGCCAAATCTGCAAGTCTGGAGCCCAGCAATAGCCGGGACGAATCTGAGCGGTATGGCACGGATACATCGTTCAAGAATTACGAGGACACGCTAAACAACAGTTTGGCTTTCACTGATAAGGCTAATTCATCAGCAGTTTCGAGTTTGAGTTCTCAGTCCAGGGAGAGCTCAGGTTCAGCTCTTTCAGCATCTCAACCCGATAACGGCATTGCAAGTGAGAGGCAAAACGACGCCCGGATTACTGAGGATGATAACGTAGTAATAATGCTTAGCGACAAGGAGAGTGAGTACTCCGATCCATCTTCTGCGGGGTCGAGACAATATGATGGCCCTGAGGACGCTGAAGACGCGGTACAATACCCTAAGGAAGCAAGAGACGACTTAGAGGATGATAACAACAGCTTTGGTGGAACACAAGGTTCAAGTGGAGTCGAGGTAACAGTAGATTTAACcagtgaagaagaaaacctGGACCAAGACGAAAATGTGAGCGGATATGAGgatgaaaacgaaattgaagatgaagatgagaatCAGGATCAGGATCAGGATCAgaatgaagatgaagatgaaaatgaaaacgagaaagaagaggaagagaaagagaaaaaggaAAACGGGGGcgaagatgatgatgaagaagttgacgaattcgaaattgaagaagttacTGGAAATGAGACTGAAAACGAAAATGGAGAGTTCTCTGACCCTAAATCAACTGGAGGCTTTATGCAAGCAGAAAGGATTGAGACAGAAGATGCGGACATGGTTCAAGACGAGTACGAAGAAAGAAATCAATACAGAACGaatgatgaaaatgacCTAAAAAACACTGATAGCGATTTTGATACAGACAACgatcaagaaggacatCAATCTACCGATTTTGGTGATCAAGACAACCACGAAATACCTGTATTAAGCGCGACACTACCGGAAGACGATGAGGTGAATGAGGCCTACAGCTATGAGGATATCGCATGTCGTGCCATAAACCAAGTTGGTAGGAAGCAAGAGGCAGAAGCCGAGTCTTCCCTTTCAATTGGTGTCAGCAATGGACTAGGGCCACACTCATATCACGAGTTGGAGGATATTAGTGATCCGAATTGTGCACCCCAGAACGACCAAGTTCGTAGTAGCGCGTCCAGAGAGAATGCTGATAGCAAACCTGGAGCTATAGCGAACGAATACGTTCTTGAGAATTTGGATGGCGAAAAAGCTCGCCTCCACGAAGATCAAGGAGTTGATTCAACAGTGATGATTTCagatgatgaaaacatTAGTGAGAGTTTGCACCTCGAACAAGAAGGGAAAAATGGAACGTCGAATGTcgattttgttgaacacCCATTTCATCTGCGTACTACCGACGCTGGCGAACAATCTTCGTTCATAAACGATTCAGCGTACTTCTCGTGTAATACCGAGAATTTTGATATAAAAGCTACGGACATCTTGAAAGGACAAAATCAGAAGCCTGACAATTATGGTAGTGAAAGCAACACCCCAAAATCTGGAAGATACGCTTTAGTATATTTGGATTCATACTATAACAGTTCAGACGAGAATGAAAGTGCATCCAAAATAAACGAAACTgccattgaaaaatacATTTCTCCGTTTGATACTGATCCATTCCAGCGAGATGAACCTGAAATTGAAATCCAAAGtctcaaaaaagtcatgACAGCCCTTGAAGTGGCCCCATCCTCCCAAGTCATAATGGCCTCGAATGGAAGCCCTTCAGTCGCTCAAGAAATGGCCCAAGAGGCTGATGAAAATTCGGTTGGACCGTGCGTGGTGCAGGCGAGCACAGATAACAAGGAAACCGATGTGCAAGGTTTCAGGGAAGCTGAAATGCACCTAGACAATATTAATATCAGTGAAATATCGAATATTAGGGACAACGACTCTGCGAAAAATGACAACGACAATGAAAACGACCTAAATGAATCTAGTAAGGGAATGCCTGCAAGCAATGAGCCAAGAAACAGCTGtattgaagaaactttAAAAGCACCGGAACCTGTATCAGATCTCAAGGAGGCTGATGAAATCCTGAGTCCTGTAGGCGCATCTGATAAAGTGCGCGCTGCCTTTGAAGGAGACGCTCCGTTGCAGTCCCCTAGCCCAGTTTTTATTAAAAGTGCTAAAGTTCTCGAAGAGCGGTTTGAAGCTATTGATTCGAGACAATTTCGTGAACAAGGTGCTTCACCTGGCGATGAGaaagagctcgaggagTATGTCACGTCATTTCTCGAAGATCCTTCTGAACAGGAGAAATCAATCgcagagaaagaaaagcacGTTGTTTCAGAATTTCACGAAAGTTTCCTTGTGGAGGAAATGGACAATTacagagaagcttctgTTTGCGGAGCAATTGTAACAGAGCCAGTAGTGTCTTGTCCAGAAAGTGATGAGGAGCTGCCGACCTTTTTCTCGGCAATTGCCAATCTAACCCAAGAGGAGGAATATAGCAGCGTTGAAGTCACAATCCAACAGAGTAGTGGCAGTGACAGGCATTTGGCTAGCAGCGCGAGCCCTGATTCCTTGCAAAAAGCTAgcagttttgttgaagaaagcacaaaaaGCGAAACCTCAACTGGCTCATCGCAAAGTTTCGATTCTCCCTTTAAAAGACGCTATTCAGAAAGCTTTACTGACACACCACAAAATGATAGAAACAAGCGCACCAAATTTTCTTTTAcagatttcttcaaaggaGGGGCTTTAGAAAACAGAGAATCACAGCGGAAACAAAGGCTTCTCCCAAACTTTGGCGATCAatggaaaacattgaaTTTTGTACCTCGGCTTTCACTTTGGAGGGCCCATGACGGAGGAAAAGCAAATATACTCTCAAAACCTCATGATCTTTATACAAATGTCAAATCATCCCTTCTGGGCGTTGCAGCTAAAGCCAAGGACAGAGCTGCATCTAATATCCGACACAACATCAGACGTTTAGAAGTTCCGGATATTGTGTATGATGCTGACATAAGCACAGATACCGACTCCCAACAGTCAAACCCTGAATCCGAGCAAACTGGGTCGGGAAATGCTAAGGAGAGGGAATCTTATGACTGGGGTGATTCTGAAGAACTTAGAGGTCCAGAGCTTTCTGACAGCGGCCCTCAGAATGTGGTTGATGAgtcgaaaatttttataaGTGCCAATGCGCCAGTATCATTTCTGAACCTCTCTCCGGCTAGTAGCTCTGATTCTGAATATGAGCATCATGTGGGAAAAACTACCACCTGTGGCCACAAAACGGATACCAACGCAGGTCTTGTTGTTAGCGGCTCGATTGGGAGTGAcgacaacaaaaaagaagaaaaagtggAGGGCTCTGCGTCTCTAATAGGCTGGATGGCCTCCGGTAGTAGTTCTGTCTCAGGGAACCCCGCGTCTTCGTCACAAAGCTCTGATTCTACGTCCGCAGGAGATGTTTATTCAGCCACTCGATTACCTGGTAAGGCTACAACGTCGGGCGGCCCCCCttccaacaacagcaaTTTGCGGAAATCACTAGATGATATCTTCTCTACAGCAAGCGTCGAAAATATTGCACCAACTTTCGGAGACTTTTCAAGAGTGGATTCACGTCCAGAATTCACAATCAGTAATTCCAGCCCATCCGCAGATACTGattctttgagttcttATTCAGACACAGACACTGAGAGCACTATATCGCCAAGTGACGACAgtgacgacgaagatgacgaagaggaaaagagcGCCAAACTTAACAAAGCATTCTATTCCTTATCCAGGCGCAAACTGCGTTCTCGTCCGAGTAGGAAAGGACGACAGTCCCGTATATAGCCGTTGCCTTCGAAATAATGATATTTTAGAGCTTCTGTTAGCTAGTCATGTCAGTGACTTGTAGAAAATTTAGTGAGCCACTTTTTTACTCTCGATCTGAGAGTGCGATCTTGaaatgaaagcttgaaatttgaatTATTATTAAACGAGAAGCATCTCCATCTGCTGAAAAGTACCAAACTCATTCAATTCCCCGGATTTTGTGATAAAGGGCTTAAAAATGGTAAACAGAGCATTTAGCGCACCTGGAAAAGCATTGCTTGTTGGCGGGTACCTTGTATTGGACCCCCAATATCGGTCCTACGTGGTAGCATTGTCATCGCGTATGCATGCTGTGGTATCTCAAGCTGCGCCGTGCGatgaaaaaagctttaaaGTTActatcaaaagctctcAGTTCAATAGTGACGAATGGAATTACATGATTGCGGGTGAAGCGCCGTTTGAAGTTCGGGAGCTCGATGGGCGTAAAAACCCctttgctgaaaaagttgtcGAAGTTATAATGAACTACTGCCAACCTTCTCCTACTGAAACGGGGGACATATTGGTTGAAGTATACTCAGACCCTGGCTACCACTCAGTCGGCACCAGTATGCTCAAGCGAAACAGCTACAAGGAATTCCGTTTTCACGACGAAACAATTACAAAAGTCCCAAAGACAGGGCTTGGTTCCTCAGCTGGGTTAGTAACCGTCCTAGTTTCAGCCCTTTTATCAATTTTCAAGCCAAGTCTTAATGTCAGGGCTGAGAAGGATTTGGTCACAATACATAACCTATCACAAGTTGCCCATTGCCAGGCTCAAGGGAAAGTCGGTAGTGGGTTTGATGTTGCGGCAGCAGTTTTCGGATCTATTATGTACCAGAGATTTGACCCAGAGCTAATCAACAATCTTCCAGCGGCCAATTCAATACATTACGCGCAAGCCCTTCGGAAACTAGTTGATGAGACAGATTGGAAATTTGAACACGAGAACATTACGCTTCCACCTGGGTTTCGTCTAATCATGGGAGACGTCAACAATGGTTCTGAGACCACCAAGCTTGTCGCAAAAGTGAAAGCGTGGTACGATTTGAACTACCCTCGAAGCCTCGATATATATCAAAAAATCAACGAGGGAAATGTGAGCTTTATTGAAGGAATTGGCAAGCTtgcaagtttttcaaaagaatctCCCTCAGAATACAACTGTATGCTTCAATCTCTAAACTCTGGTGCCGATTTTGAAACCT
This is a stretch of genomic DNA from Lachancea thermotolerans CBS 6340 chromosome D complete sequence. It encodes these proteins:
- the TRS130 gene encoding transport protein particle complex II subunit TRS130 (similar to uniprot|Q03660 Saccharomyces cerevisiae YMR218C TRS130 Component of the targeting complex (TRAPP) involved in ER to Golgi membrane traffic) encodes the protein MSDKHLTNPVCFSYFDPFNAFGSIQSELEDRLPFRNLHWKPSNQNLRTIAHLPIEIIPETDESMKKCGSEPLIMFLVIICTSIDDYRAKVRPLIRQWLPPPGSNKDAGSNVSEAPAKRIVLLHSNSDISETNLFKTVSFYDKFSKDFPFLTAIEVKSIYKSEKEKTNFWNSTVNQLRKYTMEVFQQRLGYLETKLRKVPEGNTMELASLQESILNLFLAFHLNDEASKELESLRHTLFTQLGPKLSKGELEVPFQFSHMEPDVSKNSIAFQLAKENLTIYQLNRFFLIKQCELIQKSYQQTARNLRLYQLVRSFLWVIQNEFNESPMIAQFKYSFLESLNHAGIFDIEKTTTFREIQADFEIIQRDCWLDMAFGQHSFRLNGRIYPPNKVSCSSDDLKSSFENEDVFQLSFLERTKNIITLLNECNSKRYRIVDLYSVEVALLYHQRKEYQKAIDILQSCHEYYKDSCWNELAIKLLECFVDCLIKCPETHVITLGEEDVPVATVLSNSILDLLASTQSGERKAFWWDLFLSINREGGDSLMYPLDNLFEIKVENELHIARPNVYALRVKVSSQKLPQDVSVAIMRVLLKNDLDEFLEFKLIDTVIRPGDNEVYLEATEISFGNFEIISTESTVGNTIFCKEFSGPCASISLVKPLSSHNFGVAVLSSKRLELTKNSIHLKYSNVDIPEKFKLVLTIIPPQGEAQSPVAFSADGKKLSVTVTGFDTSYVEYFILHPIDEFTLKQELSFNVIASPNHNFYEKKVEKVSCALPLSISVEDIARENCFFFKFLISSSLPTEPVLFYKSCLESYEPKKYTVTGGFEPEAPILLRNRLNETSLSFFKIATQDGAKFDSVDSFQLKVRFSTLKGQIDHLVTSAILIQGYPDIASKMELYRDVWNSSVLGALSYDYDLFESDNIIKLVSSKESVEAIRKLLVTRVRDEGFLKASSRCLFELYKGFQLSHIEIKEYTKDLETSELVVGVHLPSPSKFFSVNLKAETTCEQNLKVGQLLPVDIQIDDLSSCWASESRQEKNYIFELSNSSEWIINGKRRFCLCPGKSEYRVHMIPLRRGYLKYPRVEISEDGKKAPEVYYSNMHETILIA